In the genome of Deinococcus sp. YIM 134068, one region contains:
- a CDS encoding aldo/keto reductase, with translation MYKRSLGRTGLQVTEIGYGAWGIGADMWKGAQDDESLTALRRYIELGGNFIDTAMGYGSGHSERLVGQVAREHEGVYVATKISPKNQQWPAAPGTTADEAFPAEHVIRCTEESLERLGLPTIDVQQFHVWNDSWLGQGDWQDAVAQLKRDGKIRHFGISINDHQPENAVRAVEEGVVETVQVIYNVFDQSPQDRLLDACRANGVGVIVRVALDEGSLTGNITPGTTFPEGDWRNNYFGGNRKVELQPRLRAIEEELHISSAQLPETALRFVLSHPAVSTVIVGMRSVRNVERNAALADGRGLPAETVARLYGHRWDRNWYRAAD, from the coding sequence ATGTACAAGCGTTCGTTGGGCCGCACGGGCCTGCAAGTCACGGAAATCGGGTACGGCGCGTGGGGCATCGGGGCCGACATGTGGAAGGGCGCTCAGGACGACGAGAGCCTGACCGCGCTGCGGCGGTACATCGAGCTGGGCGGCAATTTCATCGACACGGCGATGGGGTACGGCAGCGGCCACAGCGAGCGGCTGGTCGGACAGGTCGCCCGCGAGCATGAGGGCGTGTACGTCGCCACCAAGATCAGTCCCAAGAACCAGCAGTGGCCCGCCGCGCCGGGGACGACCGCCGACGAGGCTTTTCCCGCCGAGCACGTGATCCGCTGCACGGAGGAGAGCCTCGAACGTCTCGGCCTGCCCACCATCGACGTGCAGCAGTTCCACGTCTGGAACGACTCGTGGCTGGGCCAGGGCGACTGGCAGGACGCGGTGGCGCAGCTCAAGCGCGACGGCAAGATCAGGCACTTCGGCATCTCCATCAACGACCACCAGCCGGAGAACGCCGTGCGGGCCGTCGAGGAGGGCGTGGTGGAGACGGTGCAGGTCATCTACAACGTCTTCGACCAGTCGCCGCAGGACCGCCTGCTCGACGCCTGCCGCGCGAACGGCGTCGGCGTGATCGTCCGCGTGGCGCTCGACGAGGGGAGCCTGACCGGGAACATCACGCCCGGCACGACCTTCCCCGAGGGCGACTGGCGGAACAATTACTTCGGCGGCAACCGCAAGGTGGAATTGCAACCCCGTCTGCGCGCCATCGAGGAGGAATTGCACATCTCGTCCGCCCAACTGCCCGAAACCGCCCTGCGTTTCGTCCTCAGCCACCCGGCGGTGAGCACCGTCATCGTGGGCATGCGGAGCGTGCGGAACGTGGAGCGCAACGCCGCCCTCGCCGACGGACGAGGCCTGCCCGCCGAAACGGTGGCGCGGCTGTACGGGCACCGCTGGGACCGGAACTGGTACAGGGCGGCAGATTGA
- a CDS encoding Gfo/Idh/MocA family protein: MPEPLRVAIVGTAARSDYMYGPLVKALPEHVELVGVWGRSEESARRLGESLGVPAFTDLARLIQETGAQVGIVSVAYAANGQAGLMAVEHGLHVLLETPIAHDLAEADAIIEAARSRGLKVEVAEQFHRRPLEQIKLRLIESGVFGRVHSSFNDFAGHGYHGVSVMRSYLGFDARPVQVVGMVRDYRLAPHWSFLANTRGERTETQEHGLIEFEDGRVGVFHWTSVGYDSALRWWRSSRFLAEKGMGVTVGMGHDLDERLSLLTPDGEAPQFITLERRLERNDGGALVSIVAHTGDPGHPTLVWENPFATARKGHNLQWSDDEIGVAGCLLSLVDAVRTGGEPTYGAEQARLDQEIVLAMQESSRRGGQPVEVG, translated from the coding sequence ATGCCCGAACCTCTCCGCGTCGCCATCGTGGGCACCGCCGCCCGCTCCGACTATATGTACGGCCCGCTCGTGAAGGCCCTGCCCGAACACGTGGAGCTTGTCGGCGTGTGGGGGCGGAGCGAGGAGTCGGCGCGGCGGTTGGGGGAGAGTCTAGGCGTGCCTGCCTTCACCGACCTCGCCCGCCTCATCCAGGAGACGGGCGCGCAGGTCGGCATCGTCTCCGTCGCCTATGCCGCCAATGGGCAAGCCGGACTCATGGCGGTCGAACATGGGCTGCACGTCCTATTGGAAACGCCCATCGCGCACGATCTGGCCGAGGCGGACGCGATCATAGAGGCGGCGCGGAGCCGGGGTCTCAAGGTCGAGGTCGCCGAGCAGTTCCACCGCCGCCCGCTGGAGCAGATCAAGCTGCGGCTGATCGAGTCGGGCGTGTTCGGTCGGGTCCACTCCTCCTTCAACGATTTCGCGGGGCACGGCTACCACGGCGTCAGCGTGATGCGGAGCTACCTCGGCTTCGATGCCCGGCCCGTGCAGGTGGTCGGGATGGTGCGCGACTACCGCCTCGCGCCACACTGGTCCTTTCTGGCAAACACACGCGGCGAGCGCACGGAGACGCAGGAACACGGCCTCATCGAGTTCGAGGATGGGCGAGTCGGCGTCTTCCACTGGACGAGCGTGGGCTACGACTCCGCCCTGCGCTGGTGGCGGAGCAGCCGCTTTCTCGCCGAAAAGGGCATGGGCGTCACCGTGGGCATGGGCCACGACCTCGACGAACGCCTGAGCCTCCTCACCCCCGACGGTGAGGCTCCGCAGTTCATCACCCTCGAACGCCGCTTGGAACGCAACGACGGCGGCGCTCTGGTCTCTATCGTCGCCCACACCGGGGACCCTGGGCACCCCACCCTCGTGTGGGAGAACCCCTTCGCCACCGCCCGCAAGGGTCACAACCTCCAGTGGTCCGACGACGAGATCGGGGTGGCCGGATGTCTGCTGAGCCTCGTGGACGCGGTGAGGACGGGAGGCGAGCCGACCTATGGGGCCGAGCAGGCACGGCTCGATCAGGAGATCGTGCTGGCGATGCAGGAGTCGTCGCGGCGGGGCGGGCAGCCCGTGGAGGTGGGGTAG
- a CDS encoding MATE family efflux transporter, which translates to MPTAHLRDILRLALPASAEAVIQLLFNFLAQLIVAGLGATAVAAVGFSNNVTLMLIFTLGTLGTGAGILVARAHGAGDRGAVARTTGTAFLLAAALTLGLALALWVFARPVLAALGAPPDLTEAATPFFRVSLLGAPLIVLSIVAGNVLRSLERPRVPMFATFAAAAVNVALGYALVTGFAGFPELGLVGAAWGAVAGQALRVVLLGAFLYGPRGFIPPAWSGVGRSGRVLTGELLHLSLPLAATQLAWTGGNLLYALFLARLGTAALAGVQIANTIEGIFIVASAGLVPAATALIGQAVGQGNAALARERAQAVERFGLVTGVVFGVLFALSALALPALYPAVGADVREVALGAILINAAVQVVKVANLVRGGGVLPSGSDTRGVLIGDAVSAFAVGLPLAWLLAFGLGFGVWGVLVARVAEEIVKVLIFAWRTRKLAWPRVIEQQAASVAAASD; encoded by the coding sequence GTGCCCACCGCTCACCTGCGTGACATTCTGCGCCTCGCCCTGCCCGCCAGCGCGGAGGCCGTGATTCAACTGCTCTTCAATTTCCTCGCCCAACTCATCGTGGCGGGCCTCGGGGCGACCGCCGTGGCCGCCGTCGGCTTCTCCAACAACGTGACCCTCATGCTGATCTTCACGCTCGGCACGCTGGGGACCGGGGCGGGCATCCTCGTCGCGCGGGCGCACGGGGCGGGGGACCGGGGGGCCGTGGCCCGGACGACCGGCACCGCCTTCCTGCTCGCCGCCGCGCTGACGCTGGGGCTGGCGCTCGCGCTGTGGGTCTTCGCCCGCCCGGTCCTCGCCGCGCTGGGTGCCCCGCCCGACCTGACGGAGGCGGCCACGCCCTTCTTCCGGGTGTCGCTGCTAGGCGCGCCCCTCATCGTGCTGAGCATCGTGGCGGGCAACGTGCTGCGCTCGCTGGAGAGGCCGCGCGTGCCCATGTTCGCCACCTTCGCGGCGGCGGCGGTGAACGTGGCGCTGGGGTACGCGCTCGTGACGGGCTTCGCCGGATTCCCCGAACTCGGGCTGGTCGGGGCAGCGTGGGGCGCGGTGGCGGGACAGGCGCTCCGGGTCGTGCTGCTGGGCGCGTTCCTGTACGGGCCGCGCGGCTTCATTCCCCCGGCGTGGTCGGGGGTGGGGCGGAGTGGCCGGGTGTTGACGGGCGAACTGCTCCACCTCTCGCTCCCGCTGGCGGCGACGCAACTCGCGTGGACCGGGGGCAACCTGCTGTACGCGCTGTTCCTCGCGCGGCTGGGCACGGCGGCGCTCGCCGGGGTGCAGATCGCCAACACCATCGAGGGCATCTTCATCGTGGCCTCTGCCGGGCTGGTGCCTGCCGCGACCGCCCTGATCGGTCAGGCCGTCGGGCAGGGAAATGCGGCGCTGGCGCGCGAGCGGGCGCAGGCGGTGGAACGCTTCGGCCTCGTGACCGGGGTGGTCTTCGGGGTGCTGTTCGCCCTCTCGGCCCTCGCGCTGCCCGCCCTGTACCCGGCTGTGGGTGCGGACGTGCGGGAGGTCGCCCTCGGGGCCATCCTCATCAACGCCGCCGTGCAGGTCGTCAAGGTCGCCAACCTCGTGCGCGGGGGCGGCGTGCTTCCCTCGGGCAGCGACACGCGCGGCGTGCTGATCGGGGACGCCGTGAGCGCCTTCGCGGTCGGCCTCCCGCTGGCGTGGCTGCTCGCTTTCGGGTTGGGGTTCGGCGTGTGGGGCGTGCTGGTCGCCCGCGTGGCCGAGGAGATTGTGAAGGTCCTGATCTTCGCTTGGCGTACGCGGAAGCTGGCGTGGCCGCGCGTCATCGAACAGCAGGCGGCGAGCGTGGCGGCGGCCTCGGATTGA
- a CDS encoding helix-turn-helix domain-containing protein, with translation MKSEFTSKHIGSTFDDFLAEDELLADVEAVALKRVIAFQIEQEMRRSGLTKTELAARMETSRSAVDRLLDPENPAVTLRTLQRAAGVLGKRLRLELV, from the coding sequence ATGAAGAGCGAGTTCACGAGCAAGCATATTGGAAGCACTTTTGACGACTTCCTGGCTGAAGACGAGCTGCTGGCCGATGTCGAAGCTGTGGCCTTGAAGCGGGTCATCGCATTTCAGATTGAACAGGAGATGAGGCGTAGCGGCCTGACGAAAACCGAACTGGCCGCCCGCATGGAGACCAGCCGCTCAGCGGTGGACCGTCTGCTGGACCCCGAGAACCCTGCCGTCACACTGCGAACCCTGCAACGGGCGGCGGGCGTGTTGGGCAAGCGGCTCAGGCTTGAACTGGTTTAA
- a CDS encoding type II toxin-antitoxin system RelE/ParE family toxin codes for MTAPPEPEAPQPILEVRFFRTTAGNEPVREWLRSLTREDRRRIGEDIKTAQFGWPIGMLLIRKLEKSLWEVRTTLEDGIARIIFTVLGDRMILLHGFIKKFQKTPKNDLEAARKRLRQLEDE; via the coding sequence GTGACCGCCCCACCCGAACCCGAAGCGCCACAACCCATCCTTGAGGTTCGGTTCTTCCGCACCACGGCGGGCAACGAACCCGTCCGGGAATGGTTGAGGTCGCTCACACGCGAGGACCGCAGGAGGATCGGGGAGGACATCAAGACCGCTCAATTTGGCTGGCCCATCGGGATGCTCCTCATCCGCAAGCTGGAGAAGAGCCTGTGGGAAGTTCGTACCACGCTGGAGGACGGCATCGCCCGCATCATCTTCACCGTCTTGGGCGACCGTATGATCCTGCTCCACGGATTCATCAAGAAGTTCCAGAAAACGCCCAAGAACGACCTTGAGGCCGCTCGGAAACGCTTAAGACAACTGGAGGACGAATAA
- a CDS encoding MaoC family dehydratase — protein sequence MNEDLNRPQGRYFEELPVGTVIRHRVTRTVTEADNVFFTTLTMNPQPLHLDHEYAAATEFGRPLVNSLLTLSLLIGLSVHELTLGTLVANLGMNDVVFPKPVFHGDTLRAESEVLEVRESRSRPDAGIVTVEHRAINQRGEVVARCRRTALMQRRG from the coding sequence CTGAACGAGGACCTGAACCGTCCCCAGGGCCGCTACTTCGAGGAGCTGCCCGTCGGCACCGTCATCCGCCACCGGGTCACGCGCACGGTCACGGAGGCCGATAACGTCTTCTTCACGACGCTGACGATGAATCCGCAGCCCCTCCACCTCGACCACGAGTACGCCGCCGCCACCGAGTTCGGACGCCCGCTCGTCAACAGCCTCCTGACCCTGAGCCTCCTCATCGGCCTGAGCGTCCACGAGCTGACACTGGGCACGCTCGTCGCCAACCTCGGCATGAATGACGTGGTGTTCCCGAAGCCCGTCTTCCACGGCGACACCCTGCGCGCCGAGTCGGAGGTGCTGGAGGTCCGCGAGAGCCGCAGCCGCCCGGACGCCGGAATCGTGACCGTGGAACACCGGGCCATCAACCAACGCGGCGAGGTGGTGGCGCGGTGCAGGCGGACGGCGCTGATGCAGCGGAGGGGGTAG
- a CDS encoding HpcH/HpaI aldolase/citrate lyase family protein encodes MTPAPVPRPRSVLFAPGNRADLIAKLPRAQPDAVVLDLEDAVPATPEAKASARTVTRDAARDLIAAHPHLAVFVRVNAPHSPFFADDLAVLTPELAGVVVPKLESAADVRLAAEALTERGLSLPLMAGLETGAGVWNAREILVPPVAWAYFGAEDYVTDLGGTRTPGTVPLPNLEVLYARSRVALAARLAGVPALDIVVTRLNDASAFREDAAQGRALGYAGKLCIHPAQVALAHETFGPTDAEAGRARRLLDAAHEAALSGRGVLTFEGQMVDEPMLARARAILSGRGEQP; translated from the coding sequence GTGACTCCTGCGCCCGTTCCGCGCCCGCGCAGCGTCCTCTTCGCGCCCGGCAACCGTGCCGACCTCATCGCCAAGCTGCCCCGCGCACAGCCGGATGCCGTGGTCCTCGACCTGGAGGACGCCGTGCCCGCCACCCCGGAGGCGAAGGCATCGGCGCGCACGGTCACGCGGGACGCGGCGCGCGACCTGATCGCCGCCCATCCTCACCTCGCCGTCTTCGTGCGGGTGAACGCGCCGCACTCGCCCTTCTTTGCGGACGATCTCGCGGTGCTGACGCCCGAACTCGCGGGCGTGGTCGTGCCCAAGCTGGAGTCGGCGGCAGACGTGCGGCTGGCGGCGGAGGCGCTGACGGAACGCGGCCTGAGCCTCCCCCTCATGGCGGGGCTGGAGACGGGCGCGGGCGTGTGGAACGCGCGGGAGATTCTGGTGCCGCCCGTCGCGTGGGCGTACTTCGGGGCGGAGGATTACGTGACGGACCTGGGGGGCACGCGCACGCCCGGCACAGTGCCTCTTCCAAACCTGGAGGTTCTCTACGCCCGCTCGCGGGTCGCCCTCGCCGCGCGGCTGGCGGGGGTTCCGGCGCTCGACATCGTGGTGACGCGTCTGAATGACGCCTCCGCCTTCCGGGAGGACGCCGCGCAGGGCCGCGCGCTGGGGTACGCGGGCAAGCTGTGTATCCACCCGGCGCAGGTGGCCCTCGCCCACGAGACGTTCGGCCCCACCGACGCGGAGGCCGGGCGTGCCCGCCGTCTGCTGGATGCGGCGCACGAGGCGGCGCTCTCGGGCCGGGGCGTTCTCACCTTCGAGGGGCAGATGGTGGACGAGCCGATGCTCGCGCGGGCGCGGGCCATCCTGAGTGGGCGGGGGGAGCAGCCGTGA
- a CDS encoding GNAT family N-acetyltransferase, with protein sequence MTDLTFTRGDVNAASRVLTATAANLAARGEPLWPVSSLTPERLTRSYPAEGWRVAWRGGVAVGAFVLLAENALFWPEDAPGAALYLHKLGIHPDAQGRHLAFQLLEEARRETRDTGLPFLRLDTATARPKLHALYEAAGFRRVDEREVRGFRVARYELRVGADRS encoded by the coding sequence ATGACCGACCTCACCTTCACGCGCGGGGATGTGAACGCGGCCTCCAGGGTGCTGACGGCAACCGCCGCGAACCTCGCCGCACGGGGAGAACCGCTCTGGCCCGTGTCCAGCCTGACGCCGGAGCGCCTGACGCGAAGTTACCCGGCGGAGGGCTGGCGTGTGGCGTGGCGGGGGGGCGTGGCCGTGGGCGCTTTCGTCCTGCTCGCCGAGAACGCGCTGTTCTGGCCGGAGGACGCCCCCGGCGCGGCGCTCTACCTGCATAAGCTCGGCATTCACCCGGACGCGCAAGGACGGCACCTCGCCTTTCAACTGTTGGAGGAGGCCAGGAGGGAGACGCGGGACACTGGACTCCCCTTTCTTCGCCTCGATACCGCCACCGCCCGTCCAAAACTCCACGCCCTCTATGAGGCGGCGGGCTTCCGGCGGGTGGACGAGCGGGAGGTGCGGGGCTTTCGCGTCGCCCGGTACGAGTTGCGGGTGGGCGCTGACAGGTCGTAG
- a CDS encoding KTSC domain-containing protein, whose product MDVILFPVESSMMSHIGYDGETRTLTILFHSGKRYEYSGVEQEVFDGLRNATSPGSYFKTSIDDCYAYKQVRTRGRR is encoded by the coding sequence ATGGACGTGATTCTGTTTCCGGTCGAGTCCAGCATGATGAGCCATATCGGGTACGACGGGGAAACGCGGACACTGACCATCCTCTTCCACAGCGGCAAACGGTACGAATACAGCGGCGTGGAACAGGAAGTGTTCGACGGCCTGCGAAACGCGACCTCGCCGGGGTCGTACTTCAAGACCTCCATCGACGACTGCTATGCATACAAACAGGTCAGGACGCGCGGGCGACGATGA
- a CDS encoding Rieske 2Fe-2S domain-containing protein, whose product MRPNPVKLSRRNLLERWWVVPVAGTLGAFGYMGWYASRVTFGKREAGEPEFQPSEAVRVAARADLGTDWAERPFTYDGRPCLLLRLPAPVSGGLSVDGAYYAAYSRVCTHLGCAVNLVRDPEVLAFAYNYRPPEGERHPQLGCPCHYAVFDPLKAGEAVFGKANGPLPRVRLEARGGDLYATGIEAAPALGG is encoded by the coding sequence GTGAGACCCAACCCCGTCAAACTCAGTCGCCGCAACCTCCTGGAACGTTGGTGGGTGGTGCCCGTGGCGGGAACGCTGGGGGCGTTCGGGTACATGGGGTGGTACGCCTCGCGCGTGACGTTCGGCAAGCGGGAGGCAGGCGAGCCGGAGTTCCAGCCGAGCGAGGCCGTCCGCGTCGCCGCCCGCGCCGATCTGGGCACCGATTGGGCCGAGCGTCCCTTCACCTACGACGGGCGGCCCTGCCTCCTGCTGCGGCTACCTGCCCCCGTCTCCGGCGGGTTGAGCGTGGACGGCGCGTACTACGCGGCCTACTCGCGCGTCTGCACCCATCTCGGCTGCGCGGTCAACCTCGTGCGTGACCCGGAGGTGCTGGCCTTCGCATACAACTACCGCCCGCCCGAGGGGGAGCGGCACCCGCAACTCGGCTGCCCGTGTCACTACGCGGTGTTCGACCCCCTGAAAGCCGGGGAGGCCGTCTTCGGCAAGGCGAACGGGCCGCTTCCCCGCGTGCGGCTGGAGGCGCGCGGGGGCGACCTGTACGCGACGGGCATTGAGGCGGCACCAGCATTGGGCGGGTAG
- a CDS encoding c-type cytochrome — protein sequence MIFSLVLFALIVVAALVLVLQPLRGGVPADPDAPERGRLTAERERLYAELASLSDESRRPDLERRAALTLRALDALPPAPPPRERSGRTRTLALSGLTVAALVTVAGAVTLVPRWQLASLGAAEAQDVRDTLALPGLRRRAEATGDKGAYLAWGRAAFDSAQYSQAVTAYASALRLDARQPEALRRLGILLLTRPDQAGTQTGDQTPSPEDTRQAFRLIQAAAQLAPREPESQLLLGFALARFGQDADALAALERYRTLDPKGRDADELITAIRARRNEGDLGLKIYAANCASCHGPNGGGGLGPSLRASNLSRGALRSVTVNGKGAMPAYPNLKPDELNALLDLMERWQKEGS from the coding sequence ATGATCTTCAGCCTCGTTCTGTTCGCGCTGATCGTCGTGGCGGCACTCGTCCTCGTCCTTCAACCACTGCGGGGTGGGGTGCCCGCCGACCCGGACGCCCCGGAGCGCGGGCGACTCACCGCCGAGCGGGAGCGGTTGTATGCCGAACTCGCCAGCCTGAGCGACGAGTCGCGCCGTCCCGACCTCGAACGCCGCGCGGCGCTGACGCTGCGGGCGCTCGACGCGCTGCCGCCCGCCCCTCCCCCGAGGGAACGGAGTGGGCGCACGCGGACGCTGGCGCTGTCTGGCCTCACCGTGGCCGCGCTCGTTACAGTGGCCGGGGCCGTGACCCTCGTGCCGCGCTGGCAGCTCGCCTCGCTGGGGGCGGCGGAGGCGCAGGACGTGCGCGACACCCTCGCCCTGCCGGGGCTGCGGCGGCGGGCGGAGGCGACGGGCGACAAGGGCGCGTATCTCGCGTGGGGCCGGGCGGCCTTCGACTCCGCCCAGTACAGCCAGGCCGTCACCGCCTACGCCAGCGCCCTGCGGCTCGACGCGCGGCAGCCCGAGGCCCTGCGGCGGCTGGGCATCCTGCTCCTCACGCGGCCCGACCAGGCGGGCACCCAGACCGGCGACCAGACCCCCTCGCCCGAGGACACGCGGCAGGCGTTCCGGCTCATTCAGGCGGCGGCGCAACTCGCCCCGAGGGAGCCGGAGTCGCAACTCCTGCTCGGGTTCGCGCTCGCCCGCTTCGGGCAGGACGCGGACGCGCTGGCGGCGTTGGAACGCTACCGCACGCTCGACCCGAAGGGCCGCGACGCCGACGAACTCATCACGGCCATCCGCGCCCGCCGGAACGAGGGCGACCTCGGCCTCAAGATCTACGCCGCCAACTGCGCGAGCTGCCACGGTCCGAACGGCGGGGGCGGCCTCGGTCCCAGCCTGCGGGCCTCCAACCTGTCGCGGGGGGCGTTGCGGAGCGTCACCGTGAACGGCAAGGGGGCCATGCCCGCCTACCCGAACCTCAAGCCCGACGAGTTGAATGCCCTCCTCGATCTAATGGAACGCTGGCAGAAGGAAGGGTCGTGA
- a CDS encoding cytochrome c-type biogenesis protein, with the protein MRRSAVSRQPSALRRLLPSALCLLLSASLALTPEQETRAERLGTNLRCPICTGVPITESTNDISREMLRDVREQVAAGRSDREVYAYFAARYGNFVLLDPPKEGSNLLLWGAPLLALAGGGAALWRFLRRPVVTAQTAPVAVSPVADEGFDPFLAQVRRETRRDDGTGDGA; encoded by the coding sequence GTGAGGCGGTCAGCCGTCAGCCGTCAGCCGTCAGCCCTTCGGCGGCTGTTGCCTTCCGCCCTCTGCCTTCTGCTGTCCGCCTCCCTCGCGCTCACGCCCGAGCAGGAGACGCGGGCCGAGCGGCTGGGCACGAACCTGCGCTGCCCGATCTGCACGGGGGTGCCCATCACGGAGAGCACGAACGACATCAGCCGGGAGATGCTGCGGGACGTGCGCGAGCAGGTGGCGGCGGGGCGCAGCGACCGGGAGGTGTACGCCTACTTCGCGGCGCGGTACGGAAACTTCGTGCTGCTGGACCCGCCGAAGGAAGGGAGCAACCTGCTGCTGTGGGGCGCTCCCCTGCTCGCGCTGGCGGGGGGTGGGGCGGCGCTGTGGCGCTTCCTGCGGCGGCCTGTGGTGACGGCTCAGACGGCACCCGTCGCGGTGTCCCCCGTGGCCGACGAGGGCTTCGACCCCTTCCTCGCGCAGGTGCGGCGGGAGACCCGGCGGGATGACGGGACGGGGGACGGCGCATGA
- a CDS encoding TlpA family protein disulfide reductase produces the protein MTELVNNSKSKAPAPLWRRLLPPLLAAALVAVLGAALLSPARNATDGGPLVGKAAPTFTLESLDGAQVSLASLRGRPVVLNFWASWCGPCREEAPLFRELSERQGAGQGLAVVGILFQETREQSARDFIREYALAYPSLRDPGIRTGINYGVAGIPETVFIDEEGIIRHVDRGGLSRERLNAGLEKIGVEGL, from the coding sequence ATGACAGAGCTGGTCAACAACTCCAAATCAAAGGCACCCGCCCCGCTGTGGCGTCGTCTGCTGCCGCCCCTGCTGGCCGCCGCACTGGTGGCGGTGCTGGGCGCGGCGCTGCTGAGTCCGGCGCGGAATGCCACGGACGGCGGGCCGCTCGTGGGCAAGGCGGCCCCGACGTTCACGCTGGAGAGTCTGGACGGCGCGCAGGTCAGCCTCGCATCGCTGCGGGGGCGGCCCGTCGTGCTCAACTTCTGGGCGTCGTGGTGCGGGCCGTGCCGGGAGGAGGCACCCCTCTTCCGCGAACTCAGCGAGCGGCAGGGGGCCGGGCAGGGTCTCGCGGTCGTCGGCATCCTCTTTCAGGAGACGAGGGAGCAAAGCGCCCGCGACTTCATCCGCGAGTACGCTCTCGCCTACCCCTCCCTGCGCGACCCCGGCATCCGCACGGGCATCAATTACGGCGTGGCGGGCATTCCCGAAACCGTCTTCATCGACGAGGAGGGCATCATCCGGCACGTGGACCGGGGCGGCCTGAGCCGGGAGCGGCTGAACGCGGGGCTGGAGAAGATCGGGGTGGAGGGGCTGTGA